A window of the bacterium genome harbors these coding sequences:
- the typA gene encoding translational GTPase TypA: protein MTQIRNIAIIAHVDHGKTTLVDQLLKQSNVFRKNQVVQDCFLDSNDLERERGITILAKNISIPYKDVKINLIDTPGHADFGGEVERVLKMADGVLLLVDAFEGPMPQTRFVLEKALHLHLKPIVVINKIDRPDNRPAEVLNEIYDLFIDLGADDAQLEFPVVYASGRNGWAVKNLKDERKDLVPLLEKIVKKIPPPKVEEGTVQMQITSLDYNDYVGRIGIGRVFRGTLRKTDSLCIIKRDGNIHPINIKQLFVFEGIEREEVDEVVSGDICAIVGVEDIDIGDTISDAENPEPLAIIDIDEPTISMNFTVNTSPFYGKEGKYVTSRHLRDRLYKELEKNVAMRLEETGSPDTHKVSGRGLLHLSILIENMRREGYEFAVGPPKVIYKEIDGKKAEPIEILVVDVPNDMTGKVIELVGQRRGVMTKMEQKGSLTTLEFHIPSRGLMGLRNRILTVTAGEGIMHHRFYQYEYFKGSIVQRSNGVLISMHEGQSTAYAIDSLQDRGEFFIDPGDVVYRGQIVGEYNKENDIEVHVQRGKKLTNMRASGSDKAAKIAPAIKFSLEESLEYIKDDELVEVTPKSIRMRKLYLDPNERRRANQSRD from the coding sequence TTGACACAAATAAGAAACATAGCCATAATTGCTCACGTTGACCACGGCAAGACTACTTTAGTTGACCAGCTTCTAAAACAAAGCAACGTTTTCAGAAAAAACCAGGTTGTGCAGGATTGCTTTCTCGATTCAAACGACCTCGAACGTGAAAGAGGAATTACTATTCTTGCAAAGAACATCAGCATTCCTTACAAAGATGTAAAAATTAATTTGATCGACACACCGGGACACGCAGACTTCGGCGGTGAAGTTGAACGCGTTCTTAAAATGGCAGACGGAGTTCTGCTTTTAGTCGATGCTTTTGAAGGACCGATGCCACAGACAAGATTCGTTCTTGAGAAAGCTTTGCATCTTCATTTGAAACCGATTGTTGTGATAAATAAAATTGACAGACCGGATAACCGTCCTGCAGAAGTGCTTAATGAAATTTATGATCTGTTCATCGATCTCGGTGCAGACGATGCACAGCTTGAGTTTCCGGTAGTTTATGCAAGCGGAAGAAACGGCTGGGCAGTTAAAAATCTTAAAGATGAACGAAAAGATTTGGTTCCGCTTCTCGAAAAGATTGTTAAAAAAATTCCTCCGCCAAAAGTTGAAGAAGGAACTGTGCAGATGCAAATTACTTCTCTTGACTACAACGATTATGTCGGAAGAATTGGTATCGGAAGAGTTTTCCGCGGCACACTTCGAAAAACTGATTCTCTTTGTATCATCAAGCGAGATGGAAATATTCATCCAATAAATATTAAACAGCTTTTTGTGTTTGAAGGAATTGAACGCGAAGAAGTTGATGAAGTTGTTTCGGGAGATATTTGCGCAATAGTTGGAGTTGAAGATATTGATATCGGCGATACAATTTCGGATGCAGAAAATCCTGAGCCACTGGCAATCATCGATATTGATGAGCCGACAATAAGCATGAACTTTACTGTGAACACTTCTCCTTTTTACGGGAAAGAAGGGAAATATGTTACATCGCGTCACCTCCGTGACCGACTATACAAAGAGCTTGAGAAAAATGTTGCGATGCGATTGGAAGAAACCGGCTCGCCCGATACACACAAAGTTTCCGGAAGAGGTTTGCTTCATCTTTCAATTCTAATAGAGAATATGAGGCGAGAAGGTTACGAGTTTGCTGTCGGTCCGCCGAAAGTTATTTATAAAGAAATTGACGGAAAGAAAGCAGAGCCGATTGAAATACTTGTTGTTGATGTGCCGAATGATATGACTGGAAAAGTTATTGAGCTTGTTGGACAGAGAAGGGGAGTGATGACGAAGATGGAGCAGAAAGGGAGTCTGACTACGCTTGAGTTTCATATTCCATCACGTGGCTTGATGGGATTGAGGAATAGAATTCTCACTGTAACTGCCGGTGAGGGAATTATGCATCATCGTTTTTACCAGTACGAATATTTTAAAGGCTCTATTGTGCAAAGATCGAATGGAGTTTTGATCTCAATGCACGAAGGACAATCAACAGCTTATGCAATTGATTCACTCCAGGATCGCGGTGAATTTTTTATTGATCCGGGAGATGTTGTTTACCGGGGACAAATTGTCGGTGAATACAACAAAGAAAATGATATTGAAGTTCACGTTCAACGCGGAAAGAAGTTGACGAATATGCGTGCATCCGGTTCCGATAAAGCCGCGAAGATTGCACCAGCAATAA